The following DNA comes from Micromonospora chokoriensis.
GGCGCCGCCTCGACCGTCGCCCGGACCACTGTGGCCCGCTCGTCGTCGGAGAGCGCCCGGTACTCCCCCATCGACACACAGGGCGCGAAACCGTGACACCCCTCGGCGGCGAGCCACCTGACGTGTTCCTGGAGTTGGTCGATGGCGACCGACAGGTCGGCGCGAAACGGCGTGGTGACGGCGACCAGCACGCCGCGCCAGGGCCTACCAGTTTCCACTCGGATGTCCCCTTCTCCGCCGACGCCGCCCGGTGCCGGGGCGCTGGCACGGTGCGTATCGGAACCCTAGGAACGCCCGCCGCCTCCGGTCTTCGGACAGATGCCGGAAGCGTCGCGACGCCGCCCGTCTTTTTGTCGCGGATTCGACAGTGGACCTTGCGCGATGACCCATCCGCACCGGAGGGTGAGGACTGGCGGTCGCGCGATCCCTGTCACGCAGCGCAACCATGGGAGTCGTATGCACGGTGAGCTCCAGCGAATCGTCGACGCCGTCGCCGCCCGGGTGGGGCGACCCGCCCTCATCGAGGACCGGCGACAGCGGGTGGTCGCCTACAGCGAGCACGACGGCCCGATGGACGAGGTCCGCCGGACGTCCATCCTGCGCCGGCAGACCACGCCGGAGGTGATCGCCTGGTTCCGGGGCATGGGCGTGCTCACGGCGTACGCGCCGATCCGCACACCCGCGTGCCCCGAACTGGACCTGCTGGCGAGGGTCTGCGTGCCGATCCGACACGACGACCTGCTGCTCGGGTTCGTGTGGTTCATCGACGCGGACGGTTCGATGACCGACGCCGACATCGCCACGGCGACCGGTCCCTTCGCCGATCTGTCGCTGGCCCTGTACCGGGAGAACCTGCTCGGCGAGCTCGCCTCGCAGCGGGAGACCGAGGCCACCCGTACCCTGCTGGTGGAGAGCCGGCAGGCGCGCGAGCACGCGGCGCGGGCGCTGCTGGAGGAGGGCGTGGTGGCCGGCGACGGGACGACCGTCGCGCTCGTCGCGCAGCTCGTGCCGGCCGGCGGGCGGCAGCCCGACGAGGTCGCCCGGATCGCCCTGGAGCAGGCGCTGGTCACCACGCGCCGCTGGATCGGAGTGCGGGAGACGCTGCACCTCGTCTGTCACGACCACGGGGTGCTGCTGGTCTGCGGCGACCGGGTCGCCGGCCGCCCCTCGCCGGAGGTCTCCGCCGGGCACCTGGACGAGGCGCTGGGCACCGCGACCAGGGGTCTCGCCTCGGTGGACCGGACGGTGACCGGGATCGGTCAGCCCCGCGCTGGCCTGTCCAGTGCGGTGGAGTCCTACCAGGAGGCTGCGCAGGCCGCCCGGGTCGGTGCACAACTGCCGGCGCTCGGCCGGGTGGTCTCCTGGGCCGGCCTGGGCATCTACCGGGTCCTGTCCCAGCTGGACAGTCAGCACCTCGACGTCGCGGGCGTTCACCCCGGGTTGGAGCGCCTGCTGCGCGACGATGCCCACCAGGTGCTGCTGGAGACCCTGGAGGCGTACCTCGACCTGGCGGGCAACGCGCACGCGACCGCCGAGAAGCTCCGGCTGCACCGGACGACCCTCTACTACCGGCTGCAACGGGTGGAACACCTCGCCGGGACGGACCTCAAGGACGGCAACGAACGGCTGTGCCTGCACCTGGCCATGAAGCTCGGTCGGCTCAGCGGCCACTACCGCACGGCGTGACCGCCAGGATCTGTAAACAACCCTTGATATTAATCGTCACGAACGTCAATATGTGGAGGTCGCGGGTCGCCGAAGCCTGGGGAGAGAGCCATGAGAAGCCGCCGGATCCTCGCAGTGCTGGCCGGGGCGGCGATGACCGTCACCGCCACCGTCGCCTTCGTGCCCAGCAGCACGGCAGCCGTGACCTCGGCCAACGCCGTCCCGATGGTCGCCTGCACCGCACCGGGCTGGGCCGAGGGCAGCACCTACCAGGCGGGCGCCCAGGTCACCTACGGCAGCCGGCTCTACCAGGCGCTGGTCACCCACACCGCGCACCCCGGCGCCGGCTGGAACCCGGCGGCGACCCCGTCACTGTGGCGGGATCTCGGCGCGTGCTCGGGGACCACGCCACCACCCACCACGCCACCACCCACCACGCCACCGCCGACGACCCCGCCGCCCACCACGCCGCCACCGACCACACCTCCCCCGACCACGCCGCCGCCGACCGGCGGAACCTGTGCGGTGAAGTCGCGGCCCACCGGCAAGGTGTTGCAGGGCTACTGGGAGAACTGGGACGGCGCCTCCCACGGCGTGCACCCTGGGCTCGGCTGGATCCCGATCACCGACAGCCGGCTCACCCAGCACGGCTACAACGTGATCAACGCGGCGTTCCCGGTGATCCGCTCGGACGGCACGGTCCTCTGGGAGAACGGCATGGACGCCGGCGTGAAAGTCGCCACCCCGGCCGAGATGTGCCAGGCCAAAGCGGCCGGCGCCACCATCCTGATGTCGATCGGCGGGGCCGCCGCCGGCATCGACCTGAGCTCCGCCGCCGTCGCCGACCGGTTCATCGCGACGATCGTGCCGATCCTGACGAACTACCACTTCGACGGCATCGACATCGACATCGAGACCGGCCTGACCGGCAGCGGCACCATCAACACCCTGTCCACGTCGCAGGCCAACCTGATCCGGATCATCGACGGCGTGCTGGCCCGGATGCCGTCGAACTTCGGCCTGACCATGGCACCGGAGACCGCCTACGTCACCGGCGGCAGCGTGGTCTACGGCTCGATCTGGGGCTCGTACCTGCCGATCATCAAGAAGTACGTGGACAACGGCCGACTCTGGTGGCTGAACATGCAGTACTACAACGGCAGCATGTACGGCTGCGCCGGCGACTCGTACCCGGCGGGCACCGTGCAGGGCTTCACGGTGCAGACGCAGTGCCTGAACAACGGCCTCACCATCCAGGGCACCACGATCCGCGTGCCGTACGACAAGCAGGTCCCGGGCCTGCCCGCGCAGATCGGGGCCGGCGGCGGCTACCTGTCGACCTCGCTGGTCACGCAGGCCTGGAACTCCGTACCCGGCCTCAAGGGCCTGATGACCTGGTCGGCCAACTGGGACGGGTCGAAGGGCTGGACCTTCGGCGACAACGTGAAGCGCCTGCAGGGCCGCTGACGGACGGGGGCACGGGCGGCGCGTCCGCCCGGCCGGAGTGGTCAGTCCTCGGCAGCGGGTCGGCTACGCACCACCAACTCGTCGATCTCCAACCGGCCGACGCGCAGCTCCCGCACGATCGCCCGGCGGATCGCCAGCCGCCCGATGACCAACGCCCCGACGGCGACGGCTCCGACGGCCAGCGCCCCCACGGCGAGGGCTCCGAGCGAGGCCGCCCCCGCAGCCCGCGCGCCCGTGGCCGCCGCGCCGGTCGCCGGCGCACCGTTGGCCCGCGTCCCGGTCAACCGCATCACGCCCACCTCTCGCCTCATTCCTGCATTGTCGGCGTACCGCCGCCTACTCGCCCTCTCAGCTGCCGAAGAAAGTCAAGGCCGGCAACCCCCACGGGTTCCCGTCACCGGCTGTTCTGTTCCGGGCCGGCAGGCCGGACGTGCCTTAGGATTCCGCGAGGTATCCGCGCCGTCGGCGCGGAGGGCGGCACCGATCCGAGCGGCGAGACGGTGCCACCGGGTCAGGCGTGCGGTTCGAGGGAGTGTCGCAACGATGAGCAGCGCCGCACAAGGGCCGTTCACCAGGGACGATGTCTTCGCTGGCGACGGCGAGGTCGGCCGTGACCTCGCGAAGGTGGACTGGGCGTCGACTCCGCTGGGGGATCCCGCCGGGTGGCCGCAGAGCCTGCGGACGGCGGTGAGCATCCTGCTGTCGTCGCGCTTCCCGATGTGGATGGCCTGGGGTCCTCAGCTGACCTTCTTCTGCAACGCCGCGTACCGGCGCGACACCCTCGGCCGCAAGTACCCGTGGGCGCTGGGTCGACCGGCCAGTGAGGTGTGGGCGGAGATCTGGCCGGACATCGGCCCTCGGATCGATCGGGTGCTGACCACCGGCGTCGCGACGTGGGACACGGCGCTGCTGCTGTTTCTGGAGCGGTCCGGTTACCGGGAGGAGAGCTACCACACCTTCTCCTACAGCCCGCTGCGCAACGACGACAACGCCCTCATCGGCATGTTGTGCGTGGTCAGTGAGGACACCGACCGGGTCGTCGGCGAGCGGCGGATGGCCACGCTGCGTGATCTCGGGTCCGATCCCAGTGTGGTGCGTACCGAAGAGGAGATGTTGACCTTCGCCGGCCGGCAGCTCGGCCACAACGACCTCGACCTTCCGTTCACGGCGATCTACCTCCTCGACGACGACGGCAGCGCTCGCCTGGCGGCGGCCGCCGGCATCCCCGCAGGTCACCCCGCAGCCCCGAGCACGATCGCGGCCACCGAGTCGACCCCGGTATGGCCGGTGGCGGCGCTGGCGCGGGGCGAGTCACCGCTTGTCCCACTCGATGGCGCTCCGTTCGCAGACCTGCCGACCGGGGCCTGGTCGCAGCCGCCCACCCAGGCACTCGTGGTGCCGCTGCTGCAACAGGGCGACACGCCGTACGGCTTCCTGGTGGCCGGCCTGAACCGGTACCGACCGCTCGACGACGGGTACCGGGGCTTCGTCGAACTGGCCGCGGGCCACGTCGCTGCCGGTATCGCCAGCGCCCGCAGCTACCAGGCGCAGCAGCAGCGGGCCGAGGAACTCGCCGAGATCGACCGCGCGAAGACGGCGTTCTTCTCCAACATCAGCCACGAGTTCCGCACTCCACTGACGTTGATCATGGGTCCACTGGACGAGTTGCGTACCCGCCTCGGCGACACCGACGAGGGGGTACGCGAGGAGTTGCAGGTCATGCACCGCAACGGGCTGCGACTCGGAAAGCTGGTCAACGCGCTGCTGGACTTCTCCCGGATCGAAGCCGGACGGATGCAGGCCCACTACGAGCCGGTGGACCTCGCCGCGGTCACCGCGGATCTCGCCAGCGTGTTCCGCTCCGCCGTCGAACGCGCGGGTCTCACCTTCGAGGTGGACTGCCCCCCGCTACCCGAGCCGGTGTACCTCGACCGTGGCATGTGGGAAAAGATCATCCTGAACCTCCTCAGCAACGCCCTGAAGTTCACCTTCGACGGCGCCATCCGGGTGTGGGTGCGGGCAGAGCACGACCGGGCCGTGGTGACAGTTGTCGACACGGGGATCGGTGTGCCCGCCGAGGAGATGCCCCGACTGTTCGAACGGTTCCACCGCATCGACAACGCCCGCTCCCGCTCGAACGAGGGCAGTGGCATCGGCCTGGCGCTGGTGCGGGAACTCGTCGGGCTGCAGGGTGGTGACATCAGCGCCGACAGCACCGTCGGCCAGGGCACCACCTTCACCATCGGGCTGCCCTTCGGTAGCGGTCACCTGCCGCCGGGCACCGTCGCCTACGGCGGGGAGCGCGACGTGTCCGCCGCCGCCGAACCGTTCGTCGAGGAGGCGCTGCGCTGGCTCCCGCAGGAACCATCAGCGGGTACGCCCACCGAGGTCGCCGGACACGGCGGGTGGGAGACGACGACAGACGTACAGCCAAACTCGGCGCGCATCCTGGTCGCCGACGACAACGCCGACATGCGGGAGTACCTCAGCCGTCTGCTGCGCGCGGCCGGCTACCGGGTCGAGGCGGTCACCGACGGTCACCTGGCCCTGCAGGCGGCCCGCGCCCATCGACCCGATCTCGTCGTCAGCGACGTGATGATGCCCGGCCTGGACGGTCTGCAACTGGTAGCCGCGCTGCGCGCCGAACCCCGTACCGCCGGAACTCCGGTCCTGCTGCTGTCGGCGCGGGCAGGGCAGGAGGCCTCCATCGAGGGGTTGGAGGCGGGGGCGGACGACTACCTGGTCAAGCCGTTCGCCGCCGCCGAGCTGCTGGCCCGGGTGCGGACGAACGTGACGTTGGCCCGGCTGCGCAACCACCACGCCCGGTGGCGCACCGCCCTGATCGACTCGCTTCAGGAGGCCTTCTTCGTCTGCGACGAGGACGGCTCCGTCGTCGAGATCAACACCACCTTCACCGACATCCTCGGCTACGGCCCCGAAGGGCTTCCCTATTCCGCAAATCCCCCGTGGTGGCCGAGCCAGGAGACCGAGCCCGAGGCATACCAGCAGGTCACCGAAGCGCTCGCCCAGCTCACCGGTCAGACCAGCGGTGCGTACACCATCCCGGTGACGCACCGGGACGGCCACCGCCTGTGGGCCGCCGCCGCCTTCAACCAGGTGCAGGACCCGGACACCGGCCGACGGGTGATCGTCGGCACCTTCCGCGACGTCACGGCGGAGCACTACGCGGTGCAACGGGAGAGCGCACTGGCCGCCCTGAGCATCCGCCTGTCGCAGGCGGACAACCTCGCCGACGCGTTGCACGGCGCCCTCGACGAGCTACGGGGGCTGTGGCGGGCCACACGCGTGCTCGCGGCTGTCTTCGACGGCTCCCACACCCCGACGATCACCGCGACCGATCCTCACCAGCGCTGGGACACCCTCACCGACCAACGTCGGCGGACGCTCACCGACCTGCGCAATCGGCCCCTGCTCACCACTGTCGCGGACCACACCACGGGCGTCGGCATCGCCGTGGAACATCCCCACGGCACGATGGCCCTGTGGATCGACCTCGGCGAGAGGCGCCCCGTCACCGAACAGGACGAGACCCTGCTGGCCCTGCTGGCCGGCCACCTCGGCCAAGGGCTGCGCCGGGTGCAGCACATCGATCAGCAGCGGGAGACCGCCCTCGCGCTGCAACGGGCCATCCTCGGCCCCGCACAGCTGCCCAGCGGCTTCGCCGCGCGCTACGCTCCCGCCACCCGGCCGTTGAAGGTCGGCGGCGACTGGTACGACACCATCGCGCTCGTCGACGGGCAGATCGGCATCGTCGTCGGCGACTGCGTCGGTCACGGACTGCGCGCCGCCACCGTCATGGGCCAGCTCCGCAGCGCCTGCCGTGCCCTGCTGCTGCAGGACTCCAGCCCGTCGCGCACGCTCACCGCACTCGACCGTTTCGCCGCTCAGTTGCCCGGTGCCCTGTGCGCGACGGTCTTCTGCGGCGTCCTCGACCCGGCGACCGGTCAGCTGCGTTACGCCAGTGCCGGGCACCCTCCGGCCATCGTCACCTCACCCGACGGCAGCACCCGGTTGCTCGACCAGGGCCACTCCCGCCCCCTCGGCGTTCGCGGCAGCGCCGAGCGGCCCGAAGCCGAGGAACGAGTGCCGGCACGGGCCACCCTGATGCTCTACACCGACGGGCTCGTCGAACGCCGCCGCAAACCGCTCACCGCCGGCATCGGCCACGTCGTGACGGTGATCCAGAACGGACGCGCCCACCCCATCGAGACGCTCGCCACCGACGTCATGGACCAACTCAGCCCGCCGGGGGGATACGACGACGACGTCGCGGTCCTGCTCTACCGCCATCCCGGCCCGCTGGAACTCGACTTCGCCGCCGAACGCACCGGCCTCGCACCCGTGCGCAGCGCGCTGCGAAGCTGGCTCGAGCGCTGCGGACTGAGTCCCACCAACGCCTACAACGTCCTGGTGGCCGCCGGCGAGGCCTGCGCCAACGCCATCGAACACGGACACCGCGACAACCCCGGCGGACGGATCCGGCTACGGGCCACCGCCACCGCCGACGGCCTGCACCTCAGCGTCACCGACAGCGGGCACTGGAAGCCACCTCAGCCGGAAGCCGGCACCCACCGGGGACGAGGCCTGCTCCTCATGCGGGCCCTGATGGACGCCATCACCGTCACGCCCAGTGCCACCGGCACCACCATCGACATGCAGGCGAGGATCCCATGAGCACCACACTGACCCTCACCACCGGCCAGCAGCCCGACGGCGCCCTCGTACTGACCGCCATCGGGGAGGTCGACATGAGCAACGCCGCCGACTTCGGGGACGCTCTCACCCGCGCCGTGGAAGCCACCCCCGGCCCGCTGACTGTCGACCTGACCGCACTGGAATACCTCGACAGCGCGGGCTTGGCCGTCCTGTTCCCCCACGTCGAGCGGATCCACCTCATCGCCAGCCCACTCCTGGCTCCCGTCCTGACCATCGCCGGGCTCGCCGACCTGATGACGGTCACCGCTGCCTGACCTCCGACGGCAGGAGATGCCCACCGATGAAAGGCCGTTACGCCAACCTGAACCGAATCCGGACCCTCGACCCCGAGCGCGACTACCTGGACATCTACCAGACGATGCTGCGCTACGAGTTCCCGTGGGACATGAAGCTCGGCCTCAACCTCGCCTTCAACAGGTCCTTCTCCATCCCCGCCATCGCCGCGGTGCACACCACCACCGGTGAGCTGACCGATCGCACCCAGAAGCGGATCGACGACACCGGCCTGCTGATGTACGAGATGGTGCTCAACGGCTTCGATAAGCCCCGTGGTCGGGACGCGTTGCGGCGGGTCAACCAGATCCACCGCCCGTACGACATCGGCAACGACGACTTCCGCTACGTCCTCGGCTGCCTGGTGGTCGTTCCGACGCGGTGGCTGCAGGAGTACGGCTGGCGTCCGCCCTGTTGCCACGAGCGGCAGGCCACCTACCTGTTCTACCGGCAGCTCGGCCGACAAATGGGCATCACTGACATCCCCGGGTCGTACGAGGAGTTCGAAGCCTGGTTCACCGCGCACGACGCTGCTCACCTCCAGCCCAACGACGACGCGGCGGCCATCGAACGGGCCACCCGGATGCTGATGCTCACCCGGATCCCCCGGATGCTCGGACCGCTGGGAAACACACTGGTCAGTGCCATGTACGACGCGCCACTGCGGCAGGCGATGCGCGTCGACACGCCGCCGTGGCCGGTCCGGGCCGGCCTGCACGTGGCGCTGAAGCTGCGATCGCGGTCGCAACGGTGGTTCGGCGCGCCACGGACGACGGCGCTGTTCGCCGACGGGATCAAGACCAAGAGCTACCCCGACGGGTACGAGATCAGCCAGCTCGGCCCGCAGCACGACAGCCTGCACGAGTAGGACGACGCCTTGACCTGGTCCAGGCCGGCGAGGCCGACCTCTTCGGTGTGAACTCTCGGCAAGTCGGTTGGATGGGGCGTGGAACGAGGTCAGACCGACCGGCGCGCCTTGATCGACTCCGTTTCGGCGAAGTCGCGGTATCAACCCGTCCCGGATACCCCCACATCAGCGAAGTCGTGTGGATCATGCGTGAGATGGGCGGTCTGTCCGCAGGCGCGGGTGGTCAGGGACCTCGCGTCGGGGTTGAGGCTTCGCAATGTGTCCTGTTTGGGGGCATGGGCGTGTGGTCGGTGCCACCCGTCGGCAGCATCATGCAGATCACCGCCGCCGGCGTCCTCCTGCCCAGCCAACGCATCCCTGTCGGCGAGCCGGAGTTGCCACGCAGACACGAGAGGCAGCCTCTGCCAGGTGGCAGACTCAGCCCATGATCCGCTACGGCATTCAGGACTACCAGCCGCAATGGCTCAACGGCCGTAGCAACATCGCAGCCGCCCACGCCCGACGCCTCGCCGGACTGGTCGGCCTCACCCTGCAGCATGTCTGGTTGGTTTGGGACCTCGATGATGACGAGTGGTTCACCGACGCGCCCGTCCTGCTCGACTTCGGTGCCGAGCAGGTCGAGATCGATCATCAGAAGTTTGACGACCTCTCCATCACCTGGAACACCATCAACCCGCTCCGGGCAATCGAGGATCCCTACTTCCACCTCGCCTGGCGCCCGGACCCGACGCCGGAGCTTGTTGACCTTCCTGGCCACACGCTGCGCCACGTTGAACTGCTCGAATGGATC
Coding sequences within:
- a CDS encoding carbohydrate-binding protein — encoded protein: MRSRRILAVLAGAAMTVTATVAFVPSSTAAVTSANAVPMVACTAPGWAEGSTYQAGAQVTYGSRLYQALVTHTAHPGAGWNPAATPSLWRDLGACSGTTPPPTTPPPTTPPPTTPPPTTPPPTTPPPTTPPPTGGTCAVKSRPTGKVLQGYWENWDGASHGVHPGLGWIPITDSRLTQHGYNVINAAFPVIRSDGTVLWENGMDAGVKVATPAEMCQAKAAGATILMSIGGAAAGIDLSSAAVADRFIATIVPILTNYHFDGIDIDIETGLTGSGTINTLSTSQANLIRIIDGVLARMPSNFGLTMAPETAYVTGGSVVYGSIWGSYLPIIKKYVDNGRLWWLNMQYYNGSMYGCAGDSYPAGTVQGFTVQTQCLNNGLTIQGTTIRVPYDKQVPGLPAQIGAGGGYLSTSLVTQAWNSVPGLKGLMTWSANWDGSKGWTFGDNVKRLQGR
- a CDS encoding oxygenase MpaB family protein, coding for MKGRYANLNRIRTLDPERDYLDIYQTMLRYEFPWDMKLGLNLAFNRSFSIPAIAAVHTTTGELTDRTQKRIDDTGLLMYEMVLNGFDKPRGRDALRRVNQIHRPYDIGNDDFRYVLGCLVVVPTRWLQEYGWRPPCCHERQATYLFYRQLGRQMGITDIPGSYEEFEAWFTAHDAAHLQPNDDAAAIERATRMLMLTRIPRMLGPLGNTLVSAMYDAPLRQAMRVDTPPWPVRAGLHVALKLRSRSQRWFGAPRTTALFADGIKTKSYPDGYEISQLGPQHDSLHE
- a CDS encoding STAS domain-containing protein, producing the protein MSTTLTLTTGQQPDGALVLTAIGEVDMSNAADFGDALTRAVEATPGPLTVDLTALEYLDSAGLAVLFPHVERIHLIASPLLAPVLTIAGLADLMTVTAA
- a CDS encoding SpoIIE family protein phosphatase — its product is MSSAAQGPFTRDDVFAGDGEVGRDLAKVDWASTPLGDPAGWPQSLRTAVSILLSSRFPMWMAWGPQLTFFCNAAYRRDTLGRKYPWALGRPASEVWAEIWPDIGPRIDRVLTTGVATWDTALLLFLERSGYREESYHTFSYSPLRNDDNALIGMLCVVSEDTDRVVGERRMATLRDLGSDPSVVRTEEEMLTFAGRQLGHNDLDLPFTAIYLLDDDGSARLAAAAGIPAGHPAAPSTIAATESTPVWPVAALARGESPLVPLDGAPFADLPTGAWSQPPTQALVVPLLQQGDTPYGFLVAGLNRYRPLDDGYRGFVELAAGHVAAGIASARSYQAQQQRAEELAEIDRAKTAFFSNISHEFRTPLTLIMGPLDELRTRLGDTDEGVREELQVMHRNGLRLGKLVNALLDFSRIEAGRMQAHYEPVDLAAVTADLASVFRSAVERAGLTFEVDCPPLPEPVYLDRGMWEKIILNLLSNALKFTFDGAIRVWVRAEHDRAVVTVVDTGIGVPAEEMPRLFERFHRIDNARSRSNEGSGIGLALVRELVGLQGGDISADSTVGQGTTFTIGLPFGSGHLPPGTVAYGGERDVSAAAEPFVEEALRWLPQEPSAGTPTEVAGHGGWETTTDVQPNSARILVADDNADMREYLSRLLRAAGYRVEAVTDGHLALQAARAHRPDLVVSDVMMPGLDGLQLVAALRAEPRTAGTPVLLLSARAGQEASIEGLEAGADDYLVKPFAAAELLARVRTNVTLARLRNHHARWRTALIDSLQEAFFVCDEDGSVVEINTTFTDILGYGPEGLPYSANPPWWPSQETEPEAYQQVTEALAQLTGQTSGAYTIPVTHRDGHRLWAAAAFNQVQDPDTGRRVIVGTFRDVTAEHYAVQRESALAALSIRLSQADNLADALHGALDELRGLWRATRVLAAVFDGSHTPTITATDPHQRWDTLTDQRRRTLTDLRNRPLLTTVADHTTGVGIAVEHPHGTMALWIDLGERRPVTEQDETLLALLAGHLGQGLRRVQHIDQQRETALALQRAILGPAQLPSGFAARYAPATRPLKVGGDWYDTIALVDGQIGIVVGDCVGHGLRAATVMGQLRSACRALLLQDSSPSRTLTALDRFAAQLPGALCATVFCGVLDPATGQLRYASAGHPPAIVTSPDGSTRLLDQGHSRPLGVRGSAERPEAEERVPARATLMLYTDGLVERRRKPLTAGIGHVVTVIQNGRAHPIETLATDVMDQLSPPGGYDDDVAVLLYRHPGPLELDFAAERTGLAPVRSALRSWLERCGLSPTNAYNVLVAAGEACANAIEHGHRDNPGGRIRLRATATADGLHLSVTDSGHWKPPQPEAGTHRGRGLLLMRALMDAITVTPSATGTTIDMQARIP
- a CDS encoding PucR family transcriptional regulator — translated: MHGELQRIVDAVAARVGRPALIEDRRQRVVAYSEHDGPMDEVRRTSILRRQTTPEVIAWFRGMGVLTAYAPIRTPACPELDLLARVCVPIRHDDLLLGFVWFIDADGSMTDADIATATGPFADLSLALYRENLLGELASQRETEATRTLLVESRQAREHAARALLEEGVVAGDGTTVALVAQLVPAGGRQPDEVARIALEQALVTTRRWIGVRETLHLVCHDHGVLLVCGDRVAGRPSPEVSAGHLDEALGTATRGLASVDRTVTGIGQPRAGLSSAVESYQEAAQAARVGAQLPALGRVVSWAGLGIYRVLSQLDSQHLDVAGVHPGLERLLRDDAHQVLLETLEAYLDLAGNAHATAEKLRLHRTTLYYRLQRVEHLAGTDLKDGNERLCLHLAMKLGRLSGHYRTA